The sequence TTAGTTGAGGATCGAGTCTGCTAGAACTCTTCCAATTTCAAGCTTAACTTACTTTGACACCATTCATTTTTGTTCTCCCCTTGCACAGTACTTTTATCTTGCCAGTATTAAATTCCATCAACCATTGTTGCGTTTATCAAGCTCACTTTGTATTTCATAAATAGCCTCTCAAGTACAAGAGAAAAAGCTGCTTGACCTTGGGTAAACCACGGTACAGGTAAGGGCATTTGCCATCTAAACCTGGTAGTGCAGCCTCCAGGAATTGGGCAATTTGCAGATCTGTTCCAGAATGTTCCTCTTATCGATGTCACAGGAGTGACATCAATAATCGTAaaatttcccaaggcacttcacaggagcgtcagccgacaaagtttgacaccaagtcacacaaAGATATTGGGACATTAATAAGGTATTAGCAGAGATGAAGGCATAACTGGAGGGTCTCTGGGAAGTTCAATTAAATTCAAAGGGGTTCTCCTCTTCAGTGAACAACAGAATACTCTCCCTACACTTTCCTTCCCCTTTAACCATGTGCACTTCACATTAACTCTAGCATCTCTCTTCAGTGAACTGGATACATGACAGTGAATTCAAAGTTACATTGTGTcatttatagtttcattcccaggaAAAGCTATCGTAAAATTCATGGCAGCTACTGACTTGTGTTTCACCTACTTCTGTAAAGGCAGTTTTCATTGCATCTGCCAAGGCTGTGCCTCTGCAAGAGTGCACTGCCTTGCATTCATTCACCAATGCTGTTCAAAGTTATCATGCCAAAAGCTGCTAAATTTCAGGCACCTTGTTCAGCCAGTGCTGCAGTTTACGTGTTGCACAATCTCCTGCTGTTGACTCGGGATTTAGAGCTGAAAAGGTCAATTTTCTTCTAGTGTAAGCCTATTTAAAGATTGGTTAAGGAACAGCGCCTGAACTGCAGCTCAACTTGTTGCTAGGATAGATTTTAGCACAAAAACCGAGGCTGACACTtcggtgcggtgctgagggagagctgtcgGAGgtactatctttcggatgagacgttgaaccgagcccccctctgctctctcgggtggacgtaaaagatcccatggcactgtcacgaagaagagcaggggcattccccctgttgtcctggccaatatttatccctcaatcaacgtaacaaaaacagattatctggtcattatcacattgctgtgcgcaaattggctgccgcgtttcccacattacaacagtgaccacgcttgaaaaagtacttcattgactgtaaagcggtttgggacgtccggtggtcgtgaaaggtgctatataaatgcaagggtttttttttgtctttttaggATCATAAGATATTTTTAATAGTATATGTCCCATTTATAGTGGTGCAGTGGTGCAACATGTTGGAGCATTGTGACAAACGAGATGTGATGTTTTCTCTCCATCACCCTGCCACTGAGTTCCTAATCCCAGATGCACAACTGTAGGGTGGTACTGAACAGAGGCCGAGGGGAGCCCCACACAAGCAAGATAAGAGAGAGTGTCATCGCCAGAACGCTCTAGGGCATTTCCTAGGTGCTGACTGAGCTTGAAGTTTCAAAATGGCTACTCGCTCCTCCTCCTCAACCATAGGTGGTTACAGCATGGAGGCATTGGAGAGAAGAAAGTTAAAATCCACATGATTGGGAAATTTGCGGGAGCTGTTTGCATTCCAGCATAAGAGTATGTTTATTTTCTTATCAGCTCTGGAAATTCTAGAGGCAGTTTTCTgcttacacctgggagtccctggccaaagaccgccctaggtggaggaagtgcatccgggagggcgctgagcacctcgagtctcgtcgccaagagcgtgcggcaaaccagactcccccacccaccctttccttcaacgactgtctgtcccacctgtgacggagactgtaattcccgtattggactgttcagtcacctaagaactcacttcaggagtggaagcaagtcttcctcgatttcaaggagctgcctatgatgatgatattggggaAAATGGGGCCTGGACGGAGCGGGCAGTTTTCTGCCCGTTTAattaaatggatggaaaatcaggcaGGATGTGGAGCGCAAAAGAATTGCcgttctgttctcactgggccagcCCTTTACAGAATTCAGCTCACGACACTTTACAGTAGCAACATTAGTTTTTTTTTTATGTTATTGGTAAGGAGTGACTTGCATAATCTGATTGTAGGGAAAGGGGTTATATGCCTGTTACCTTGGCTGATGCAACAGAGAACTCCAATCGACTGAAATTCAGTCGGACTGCATCAAAACTGCACGTGGTTTTCGAATGCACGATGACCATTTTAATTTTTGATAATGTTTAAATGTAGCAGTCTCTTTGCAAAAGGATCTCTGATTTCTATGTTTATTTCTGCACCAAAAATTCCCAAATATATCTTGCCTGTATAGAAGTAAAACATTGGCCTCCTTCAGGAGCAGGGGAAGAAAGGGTGATTAGTGGGAAGAGGAGAGACATGGCTGAGATTGGGAAATTGCTTTCACGGTAATCACAGGCATTCTATCGTTTTGTGTCCAAACATGCCATGGTGTTTAAGAAGCATTTAATTGCCTCGTGGATCGATTACTGTAAAATGGCTCTACGGGTTATCTTTTAATCCATACATAATTCTTCTGATTCATTTTCCTAGTTGATGCTGGACACAGAGCGGTGATATTTGATCGCTTTCATGGTGTTCAAGATGTAGTTTGCGGAGAAGGCACACACTTCCTTGTTCCATGGGTACAAAGACCAATCATTTTTGACTGCCGATCACGGCCACGGAATGTTGCTGTTGTCACGGGTAGTAAAGGTGAGTGATAACCAAATCGCTTTCTAATGTAATAGAACTAGTGCCCTGTTTAATATAAGCTATTCAGTTAGATACTTTTGAGGGATTAGTAGTGATagtatcatagaatagaatcattagaacaattacaacacagaaggaggccattcggcccatgtccGTGCCGTGCCCAGCCtaaggttcatagccctgtagattacggctctttgAGTGCATGTTTTTTAATGTgaccagggtttctgcctctaccacccttgcaggcagtgagattgagatccagacccccaccaccctctgggtgcagaaatgcttcctcatctcccctctaattcttctgccAACTATTTTAAAccaatgtcccctggttattgacccctctgctaagggaaatgggtccttcctatccactctatctaggcccctcataattgtatacacctcaattaaaataTCCacttagtctcctctgttccaaggaaaacaaccccagcctatccaatctttcctcatagctaaagttttccagttctggcaacatccttgtaaatttcctctgcatcctttctagtgcaatcacatccttcctgtaataatAACCAAAAacgcatgcagtactcaagctgtggcctaactagtgatggatacagttctagcataacttccctgctcttgtattgtgtgtctcggctaataaaggaaagcattccgtatgccttcttaactacctcatgacctgccctgctacctttaagATTCTATGgatatgtactccaaggtccctctgttcctccacacttctcagtatccatttattgtgtattcccttgccttgttgcccctccccaagtgcattacctcacttttctggattgaattccatttgttacttatctgcccaactgaccagttcattgatatcttcctgaagtctagagctttcctcttcactgtcaaccacacggccaatttttgtatcatctgcaaatgtctttatcatgccccctacatttaagtctaaatcattaatatatactacaaaaagtaaaggaccgagtactgagccctgtggaacctcactggaaacagccttccaatcacacaaacttccctcaaccattatcctttgcttcctgcctctgcgcCAATttaggatccaatttgccactctcccttgaatACCATGTGCGTTTACTTATTTGATCAGCCTgtcatgtaggaccttgtcaaaagccttgctaaaatccatgtaaactacatcaaatgcagtGCCTTCATTgatcccccccccaccttgttacctcctcaaagaactcaatcaagttagtcaggcatgaccttcccttaacaaatccatgctgactgtccttgattaatctatgtctttctaaatgaaggtttatactgtccctcagaattgattccagtaatttgcccaccaccgaggttaaactaactggcctataattgctCGGTTATCCCCTCttctctttttaaacaatggtacagcgTTAGcacttctccaatcctctggcacagctCCCATAGCCAGGGAGAATTGaacaatgatggtcagagcctctgcaatttcctcccttttaAGATTCTCTGAAGATGTTGGAAAGGCTGATCTGCAATTGAATTAGCAGGATATGGTCAACGTGCTGATTTTGTAAATCATAGGTCCCGTATCATTTCATACCATGAGGGGTAATCACAACTCTTCATATCTAATTAGAAATGATGGATGCTGGCAGTGGAGTATAAAAATGAATCGACTTATAATTGCTACCTCCTATGAAAAGTTACTGAAGATCACGAATTGTAATGAAGTGAAactttgcataagaacataattaggagccAGAGTCGGCCCTATGGCTCTTtgcgcctgctccgtcattcaataagatcaactcaactttcctgtctgatccccatatcccttgattcccctagaggccGAAAATTTATCGATctttgccttgaatatactcaacgcagAATCTGAGATACTCAACTtcattgcttttccatatttcaGATTTACAGAATGTGAACATCACACTGCGTATCCTCTTCAGACCGGTGTCTGACCAACTACCTAAGATCTATACCACCATTGGTGAAGATTACGATGAGCGAGTACTGCCATCCATCACAACAGAAATCCTGAAGTCTGTCGTTGTAAGTGGCGTGCTGTTTTTGTTGGGGGGAGAGGAATAAGGATAAATACTCCTGGAATTAAAAATACTTGTCTCTTTACTACATTGGCCAGCACTCTCCAGTTTAATCTGCACATGATGGGACTCTCCCACCACTAACCAAATGCCCCTTCCCTTTCTCGGCTGCTTATCCGGCTGTGTAGCAGTTTTCCTCCTTCCCTCGGGTAACCTTTCTGTATCTGCGCAAAGTTCGAAACGTGGCATATTCTTCAGCTACAAATGCAGGCTTGTCCTGTTTGTGTTTATACAGCCGGTTATTGCATTTTCTTTTGCTGTAGACGTCTGTTGGTACAGAAACAGTGAAGAAAAGAAGACTTGGGAGAAGGTTCTGCACAGAAGGCCAGTGGTTAATACTCATTTGTGTAACATCCTGCTGTGAATTAGTGGACCACTTTATAGGTTGGGAGTTCAGGCAGTGCTGTGTCCCAAATCAGTATTGCATTTAGAAGAGTTTACATACAAACCCAGTGCACTTGCTGTACAATAAATTACTTGGGTTCGTTGGACTTTAAATGGATGACGAACATTGTGAAATGTTGTACTCTTCATATTTAAGGATGTTAGTGGTGGGGGAGGGTGGAATTAGGAATGGTTACAGAACTGTGCGCCACCTAAGTCTAGTTTTATTTTGTTTTTAAGTAATGCTGATCCGATGCTGTCACCTGGAATATTAACATCGAGCCTTGATTTTCAGctcattttaattttattttaaactttaAATTGTTATTTTATTAAGTACAAAGAACTTGCAATGCGATAGTTGTTTCATAATGCTACCGACTGTAAAACACTACAGCGTAACTTTGTCTACATCCAGCCAGGTTCTTGAAGTGTAGAAATGATTCTTGACCATCTAATCAAGTTTTGTATCTTTGGCTCTTGGATATGCATATTTCCACCTGCTGGCCTTGAATTGTGACATTTCAAAATGGAATCATTATAATTGTCTTCAAATCATCCTCTTGCACTGTGTTTCAATGGATGTGTACAAATGTAACTGAAAAGTAATATCCAGTTGTCACTGAGTGTTAACTTGAAGTATAAATTATGGTGATTGTATCTGGTTCTTCGAGTGATGAAGTTGGTTTGTTAAACTAATTTAAAATTGGCAACTTTCTAGGCCCGGTTTGATGCTGGTGAGCTGATCACACAGAGAGAGATGGTGTCCAGACAGGTTAGCGAGGATCTGACTGAGAGGGCTAGCGCTTTCGGACTCATCCTGGATGATGTGTCACTGGTAATGATTCAAATTTCTATTTTTTGTGTTCCCTGCCTTTTATGTTTAGGATTAGCTGTTTCAGCCACTTAACTGCTGCTTCTCCAGTCGTTTAACTAGAAAAATCAATTTTACTTCGGAGGTAATTTGATGCATACTTATtggcaatgtaaaaaaaaaattgcttgGTTCTACACTGAATTACCCTATTATAAATGTCAAATCTGTGTAAATTTGTCATCATTGTTTTCGATTAATGTCTTACTTTGGTCTCGCCCCCATTTCTGTACTGGCAAGATTCAACTGTGAGTGGAACAGAGAAGCCCAAAGGCCAATCCCGCCACTAgcctggaatttgtggtgggtaacAACAGCGACCGAGCAGCACTCGCTGTTATTCTctgtttgaaactgaccgcaacttcaggatgtagcacgtGCGTATcccaacgtggaaatcctgaagttgcggtcagtcattcactgctctgacactggcagcgctgtgcccccccaccccccccccccaatgccgggAGTTAGTGTAATCCGACAAATAATGATACTGACAAAATCTTCGCCTTTTCTgtggtaatattgctgttaaatacccaGTAAAAATTACACTCTTTTGGATTGGGTATAACTGTGGTTTTAACagtatattgactgctaaacaaaggataTGGCCCTGAAAAACACAATTTAATTTAGTGGAGTAAcaaatttctccattttaataattaacatttttaagaaacttcaaaaaataaattgtttttttaaagtttattccatctttatttcaggtttatcttTTTCCCCCATGTGAGAGTCACAAATCTTTGTTTTGCGCACtgtcaatttttaaaaagttacaattaaaggagcttacccacttcctggttcacTGTCTGAGAATTGTGGTTGGCTGGTGCGGCAGCTTGTTGACATCTTGCAGCTGGCGTTAGGGATTCCCCATCAACTTGCACTAATCTCAACTGAATGTCGGGAAagccgaacttctcgccacagagaacaCAAAATCTTTACTTTGGGGTaaacgcctttgcttcgccgctgattgCAAATTCTAGGCCATTGTTTTTTTCCCCACCATGTACAATAACTTTGTACAcagtgattgcacagtgttcagttccattcgcaactcctcagaaaataaagtagtccatgtccgcatgcagcaagacctggttgacattcagacttgggctgataagtaacaagtaacatttgcgccacaagtgccaggcaatgaccatctctaataAGCGCGAGTCTAGTCACCAcccattgacattcaatggcattaccatcgccgaatcccccaccatcaacgtcTTGGGGTTCACCATtaacaagaaacttaactggaccagccatataaatactgtggcaacaagagcgggttagaggctgggtattctgcggcgagtgtctcacctcctgactccccaaagcttttccaccatctacaagacacaagtcaggagtgtgatggaatactctccacttgcctggatgagtgcagctccaacaacactcaggaagctcgacaccatccagggctaaGCAACCtgcctgattggcaccccatccaccaccttcaacattcactccctccaccaccggcgcaccgtggctgcagagtgtaccatctacaagatgcactgcagcaactcgccaaggcttcttcggcagcacctcccaaacccgcaacctctacaacctagaagggcaagggcagcaggcgtatgggaacaccatcacctccaagttacacactatcctgacttggaaatatattgctgtaccttcatcatcgctggttcaaaatcctggcactccctcctgaacagcactgtgggagtaccttcaccatgtggactgcagtggttcaagaaggtggctaaccaccaccttctcaagggcaattggggatgggcaataaatgctggccttgccagcgcgcccacatcccggaaatatatattttttaaactcccTTGTGAACAAAATCAGCTATGCTGTTTCTGTGTCACATCCTGTTCCAGTGATGATTTTGGTGGCCCGCTCTCATTTTACTGTTTAACTCCTTCCTTTAGGAAATACTTCAGGACTAAATGGGGGCAACCTATTGCTTTTGCTGAAAAGCTGCTTGAAATATGCATCTCTAGTCCTTTGCAGTCGGCACATTGTACAGCCAACTGATTGTCTTCAAAGGTGCTAATATCTGAACTCTGCATTTGTGTGTAGCTTTTCTTCATCGAAACACTTCATAATCACATGCAACAGTACAAAtcttcattttaaaaaaaaatacattttgtttAGTCTTAAAAAAAGTATATCCACTTCAActctggttttaaaaaaaaaaaggctgtCGCTGTTTTCTTAATTCCAACATTAAAAACAATCATGTTTTTAGCAGCAAATTTTACAGCAATATTTGCTGCAATTCCTGTTGAACCTTTCATCAACACTGAACACAGGGAATGTAATATGGTCACTGTGAGAAGTTTAATATCCCAGAGGTAAAGTGGAATTTGGGAAACCTGTGAGGGAGGGGTGAAAGCATGATTGGACGGAGGTAATATATACCTGCTTCATGCACATCAAGCAGCCtggcagaaagaacttgcatttatacagtgctgcCTTACC is a genomic window of Pristiophorus japonicus isolate sPriJap1 chromosome 21, sPriJap1.hap1, whole genome shotgun sequence containing:
- the phb gene encoding prohibitin 1, yielding MAAKVLETVGKFGLGLAIAGGVVNSALYNVDAGHRAVIFDRFHGVQDVVCGEGTHFLVPWVQRPIIFDCRSRPRNVAVVTGSKDLQNVNITLRILFRPVSDQLPKIYTTIGEDYDERVLPSITTEILKSVVARFDAGELITQREMVSRQVSEDLTERASAFGLILDDVSLTHLTFGKEFTEAVELKQVAQQEAERARFIVEKAEQQKRAAVISAEGDAKAAELIASSLSQVGDGLIELRKLEAAEDIAFQLSRSRNITYLPPGQSTLLQLPPH